Proteins co-encoded in one Nicotiana sylvestris chromosome 7, ASM39365v2, whole genome shotgun sequence genomic window:
- the LOC104237516 gene encoding uncharacterized protein — MNSKKNNSPRKRLRKYHTRKAPIISSYMDMAEARREIVHALQLHRSSSSSPTPSINSPKKYTLLGQGVVSSQQYYYYSIVESMPIPEPTWSTTAPAILNALPPLPLPLPPPPPLSSSSGEVPEFEWWIGFLKSLDGKKSANNGEVVIEKYFPLEENVLMENSKTGFGQLEHGLNSESPNCIDKNDDPNYQFPDEWLIIPTADDDYVLEL, encoded by the exons AtgaattcaaagaaaaacaacTCACCAAGAAAAAGGTTGAGAAAATATCATACAAGAAAAGCTCCTATTATTAGCTCTTATATGGACATGGCTGAAGCTAGAAGAGAAATTGTTCATGCTTTACAACTTCATCgatcttcatcttcatctccaACTCCGTCTATTAATAGCCCAAAGAAGTACACATTATTGGGTCAAGGAG TTGTAAGCTCTCAACAATATTACTATTACTCAATAGTGGAATCTATGCCTATTCCTGAACCAACATGGTCTACAACGGCTCCGGCAATACTTAATGCACTGCCACCGCTGCCGCTGCCGCTGCCGCCACCTCCGCCGCTGTCTTCTTCTTCCGGTGAAGTTCCAGAGTTTGAATGGTGGATAGGGTTTTTGAAGTCGTTGGACGGCAAGAAGAGTGCTAACAATGGTGAAGTagtcatagaaaaatattttcctctagAAGAAAATGTTTTGATGGAAAATTCAAAGACAGGTTTTGGTCAATTAGAACATGGATTAAACAGTGAGTCTCCTAATTGTATAGATAAGAATGATGATCCTAATTACCAATTTCCAGATGAGTGGTTGATTATCCCTACAGCTGATGATGATTATGTACTTGAGCTTTAA